A single window of Sebastes umbrosus isolate fSebUmb1 chromosome 16, fSebUmb1.pri, whole genome shotgun sequence DNA harbors:
- the mavs gene encoding mitochondrial antiviral-signaling protein, with product MSFASERLYNGYLRRNMPKIVSKVKVREMMMHLPCLTAHDRENIEAKRETYGGLDSAMLLLDCLRRRENWPEQFIEALEACEQPTLAAEIRAEYDALNGVNNSNPGSPPTTVVRAHVHPAPSASHLSFPENGANSQAAVAPPADASAPPEPAAQVSPSLEIPVQPQAPQSSAAQVPEAVSPPEPPQSTQNEVAPRTPTPPPSPVTQAVTTPPPQREIKSHQEPVENSESDIQDVPGDDGVIPDQGSAGNGEVLINGVATPPPPSRPVVPCETDTPSSPDRLQTATTSTEIRPPQSPSPTPINSDVTDGSSFLTLTPEKPPVQDTTPPVVLKPAAVLQPEEMSEPPTTQVVESSPQTETAATTSPPLPGAAGMDASLWADSSMCLSKPGQLISILPENHDSPTIPAPSTPAQPYSGNSERLEMSDAATDAVTSAHLPACSAVSSTAATTASALPCQENGFALNHNEPEENNYESPCQSLERQEVLMHEVHVSEEPSILDLDGQNSIPRAQIVNGEAAKELTSAPPLSTNTVETVLSVNTSFSENHHPSEPAPADTSPEQDSEKKMASRALATNTKYVLTAAGVGACALLMAWKFKH from the exons atGTCATTTGCCAGTGAAAGGCTGTACAATGGATACTTGCGGCGGAATATGCCGAAAATTGTGAGCAAGGTGAAAGTGAGAGAGATGATGATGCATCTGCCTTGCCTGACTGCTCACGATAGG GAGAACATCGAGGCAAAAAGAGAAACGTATGGGGGCCTCGACAGCGCTATGCTTCTTCTGGACtgtctgaggaggagagaaaactgGCCGGAGCAGTTCATCGAAGCACTTGAGGCGTGTGAGCAGCCGACTCTAGCAGCTGAGATTAGAGCAGAATACGACGCTCTGAATGGCGTCAACA ATTCCAACCCCGGCTCCCCTCCAACGACTGTCGTCAGGGCACACGTCCATCCAGCACCATCTGCCAGTCATCTGTCCTTCCCAGAGAATGGAGCAAACAGTCAGGCTGCTGTTGCTCCGccagctgatgcatcagctcctccagagccagcTGCCCAGGTCTCACCCTCTCTGGAAATCCCTGTGCAGCCACAAGCCCCCCAGAGCTCAGCAGCTCAAGTTCCTGAGGCTGTTTCTCCACCCGAGCCTCCACAGTCGACTCAGAATGAAGTGGCACCCCGCACACCAacacctcctccttctcctgtcACTCAGGCGGTTACAACCCCACCTCCACAGAGGGAGATTAAGTCTCACCAGGAGCCAGTGGAAAACTCTGAATCAGACATCCAGGATGTCCCTGGTGATGATGGCGTGATCCCTGATCAGGGGAGCGCAGGAAACGGCGAGGTATTGATCAACGGTGTGGCCACTCCTCCTCCACCATCTCGTCCTGTTGTGCCGTGTGAAACGGACACTCCTTCCAGCCCAGATCGTCTCCAAACAGCAACAACCTCCACAGAGATCAGGCCACCACAGAGTCCCTCTCCAACTCCGATAAACTCAGATGTGACCGATGGATCCTCTTTCCTCACGTTGACCCCAGAGAAGCCTCCAGTCCAGGACACCACCCCTCCTGTGGTCCTAAAACCTGCTGCTGTCCTGCAGcctgaagagatgtctgaacCTCCTACTACACAG GTTGTTGAAAGCAGCCCGCAGACAGAAACTGCAGCTACAACCTCCCCTCCGCTGCCGGGTGCTGCTGGGATGGACGCCTCTCTCTGGGCTGACAGCAGTATGTGTCTGAGCAAGCCTGGCCAGCTCATCAGCATCCTCCCAGAAAATCATGACAGCCCTACCATCCCTGCACCCAGCACACCGGCGCAGCCCTACTCGGGTAATAGTGAGCGTCTGGAAATGAGCGACGCTGCAACGGACGCCGTGACCTCTGCCCACCTTCCTGCATGCTCTGCTGTCAGCTCCACCGCCGCGACTACAGCGTCAGCACTGCCATGCCAGGAGAACGGCTTCGCTCTTAACCATAACgaaccggaggaaaacaactacGAGTCTCCTTGTCAGAGTTTGGAAAGGCAGGAGGTGCTGATGCACGAGGTGCATGTATCTGAGGAGCCGTCTATCCTCGACCTAGACGGCCAAAATTCAATACCACGAGCTCAAATCGTCAACGGTGAAGCAGCCAAGGAGCTCACCTCTGCGCCACCACTATCCACCAACACTGTTGAGACTGTATTGAGTGTAAACACCTCCTTCAGTGAGAACCACCACCCCTCTGAGCCTGCACCCGCTGATACTTCACCAGAGCAGGATTCAGAGAAGAAGATGGCCTCTCGCGCCCTGGCAACTAATACAAAGTACGTTCTGACCGCTGCAGGAGTGGGCGCCTGTGCACTGCTGATGGCGTGGAAGTTTAAGCATTAA